Within Nematostella vectensis chromosome 1, jaNemVect1.1, whole genome shotgun sequence, the genomic segment TGACATgcactaccgtggccaccttgacagttttgtgaagtgagccaataaggatgcgagaaacgtactATCTgttacgacgcgcgctaccgtggccaccttgacagtctTGTGAAGTGAGTCAATAAGTATGCGAGAATCGTGTCATCTGATTGTCACCGACTTCATAAGCCAATCAGTGTGACATTCGCACAAACTATTTGTGAATAAATAACATCAcaatatttagaaaaaaagggaTGCACTTAATTTTCTgaagaaacttttttttaccacaTCTACATTTGTTTTGCACCTTTTGATTTGGTTTGCACAAACTATTTTGTAATTTAAATTAGATAAACAAATGCACTGGGTTGGAAAATGTGATGTAGCTCTATCTGCTCCAATTAATGATTCCTATGTGGTTATGAAACATGCCCATAGACTCTCAAAGAAATGCTTATTAAGTACTGCATTTCCCTCACTTTACTAATAAAAGCCAACAGTGGCATTTGACACATATTTTAGTCCACAGAAGATAAATTGCAgtcccaacccccccccccccccaaaaaaaaataataataaataaataacaaatcagCTATGTGTGTTTTTGTGGACATCGACTTCAAAAGCCCTATATTTTAGAAATGCATTTTCATTGAGAAGAAAATGCTAAATAGATTTGCTGTTTGTGATTTGTGGTAGCTAGTTCAATAAATACTGTGACCACATGACACCAAGTTAACTAATCATTGTGCTGGTTATGATTTTAAACTTCGAAAAATAAGATTAACATCAATGGTTACAAATTTGTTTACAATTTCCATTTCCCATTCATGATAGATCAATGTTAAgggatttttattttgataataataaataggTTTAAATTTACCCATTATAATTATCAGAACCAAAGTATGGCAGGTAAACACACTATTTTACCTACAACACACTCTTTGATTTTATACATAAAAATGTGTAATCTATAcaacttaaagccgcattgtcaccagtttacttccggtcaattacttaacaatatccgattatttttaacggaaaatgcaaaaaaatatttaaaatattgaaagcagtgtgtcttttggaagtttctttgatgatgtgactgataatttagagcggatggcctattTAATATcttggattctaatagattattttgtcttttgacggttgaggtttccgtcggacctccggaagtaaactggcgacaatgcggctttaagcagGGCTGTTCTTATTTATGGAGTGTTTTTAACTAAATTGTTATTAAAGATGTTCttagttttgcttttacaAATTACTATGTTAATTCTTGaaataatgaaaacaacaGCAAGTGTACTGTAAGCttatataaaaacataaataaataataccaATGAAGTATCAATAAGAGTTACACAGATTTATCACAATGAAATTATACTCTTTGATTTTATACATAAAAATGTGTAATCTATACAACTTAAGCAGGGCTGTTCTGTTCAGGGCTGAATCACAATGTAATTATACATCCAAATATCAAAGTTAGCAAAAAGTCTGCAAATGCATTACATCCATATTTATCAGAAGTAAGTAAATTACTATAACTGCCAAAAACTATTCTGTTTACCCATTGATccaaaaacttgaaaacaaaaaatgaaaactttACCAGCCATATGCATCTACTAAAGCCAAAAGAACAATATcataaatgtaagcctttatCTTCTGCGTGTCTCGGCGGTAAAGAAGTCATCTAAACCTACATGCTTTTCCAAAGATGTTTACAAACGATCTCGATCGCCCAACAGGAATGTCCGGTAGCACTTAGTTCACAGGAAAACAACGGAAACATATCTTGCAAATCCGAAACTTTGGTACATATGGGTGAGGAACATAAAATGCTTCTTTCCTTTATAGCTCTCACATCACTTGGACCCCTTTTCTCCTGGTAAGATTCACATCGCTACGGTTGGTGGTGGTACGACCGCCATATTGAATTTTTGTTAAACCtccatccacaggaaacccggtcaAATTAGCTAATTTGCATACGACAAGGTCACGTGTTTGCAAACCAAGAATAGCGTGCGTcacatttttataactttgtctttggtggtcacggtagcgcgcgtcgtattgTATAACTTTGttttggtggccacggtagcgagCGTCGTATTGTATAACTTTGTCTTTgtggacagtgctgaaaaacgcaagactagttccagtgccgcgcggttaaaccagccttattgttttgaaatggcggcgttttaccggcgaactgtcacattttggcgaatgctaagaaaactagatcaaacccaaggctaaaattttctatatgactccctcattatcacacaaatctgtcagGGGGGCACGAGTCGCATTGtaaaactttgtcttggtggtcacggtagcgcgcgacGTACTTTCAGTTCCTATTGGTCACGCTAAGTTTTAATGCTCTTATTCTTTTAACGGGCAATGACCAGGGGTTCTCGTGCTTTAGCTTCCGTCTCCCCTCTTATATAGCCCCTTGAAATGTTACCGTTAAAATGAAGCATGTAATAATTAGATTTCGCACGAGTATCCTTTTTCTGGCAAGGAACTGTTTCTCCTGCAGGCGATCACAATTTTTACCTAGTACAGCGTCCTTACTAACATATATAGATGTTTGATTGGTTCTTTGATATCTTCGCAATAAGTAACGGCTTACCCCTTCAGTCTCTTCTCCCTCCTGGGGATATGCCTTTCTTGTCCAGGATTTGTTGTGAGATGTCAATCTGAATGGTCTCCCTTTTTCGAATGTAATTTGGATACTATCCAAAGCGGGCAAGCATTTATTTAAAGTATGCCCCGATTCTTGACATTCAGAAGGATGCTTGGTCTAGCCAAGCAACCCCTTTGCGTCCCTCTGACTGAACGCCTTTCGCTTACCGTCGGCCCTTCAGGGCCTACCTTTCTGATCGTGTGGCTACCTACGTCCTCTCCCTGGACCTGTCGGCTCAACCTTGTTACCTTTAGTTGGAGATGATGCTCTTTTTCCCTCTTGTGGCCTCGCCCTCGCTCCAGATCCACCTTCCGCCTGTTCTGCTTCCGGATCTTCCTCAACAAATGAATCGTTGACGTTCCCAAGATCCGTGTCTAATGTCACCGTTAACGTCGGTTTTACAAACCGCACTGAATGCTTGACCGTTCTTTTGACCGGCGTTCCGGGCCGTCCACCATTTGCGCGGTCCCGCTTTTCCGTCTCTTCCACTGCAGTCATTGCCCTGTCAATGTCGTCTAAGTCAAACTCGTCTGACTCGTTGTGTACTATCTTTCCTGTGCTCCCGAACTCGGAGCACGACAGATCTAGAATGTTCTCGGTTACATCCGGGTTCTCCACCGTAAGGCTGTTGCCGAAGTGCGGAGGGGTTTTTGGGGGAGTATCAATAGTCGTAGTCTGAGTGCTGGTGAAACTTTTCTTACGGTCGTCTGGGGGAGACGATTTACCCGCGTGAAGGTCCTCGTTACTGCGCGTGCGTGCTGGAAGTGACATCCTAGGTACCACTCCTCCTGCGTACAGTGAAGACCGTGCTCGCCGAGCCCTGGGGCGACGGATGATTTACTTTAGTAATTTATATCTTAGCATTGAGATTAAGATATAAATAAGTTGTAATAAAATGTTAGAAGTACCTTGAATACTGCCTGTAAGTTACCCGCGCAAGATATCTAATACTAAAGCTTTGATGCTTTTGCAGGACCAAAGAGAGGGGGGTTAGGATCAATGGCACATATAACGACGTGGCATAATATGGTGAGTGTTATGAAGTAAACATGTAAAGCGCAAGTGTGCCTTTACACAGTGAGTCATGCCTtaaacacactgcaccacataagctgtacctagggaccacctgcacagtgagccatgcaccaacacactgcaccacacaagctgtacctagggattACCTGCCCAGTGAGCCATACattaacacactgcaccacacaagctgtacctagggacccacctgcacagtgagccatgcactaacacactgcacctcACAAGCTGTACCAAGGGACCACcagcacagtgagccatgcaccaacacactgcaccacacaagctgtacctagggacccacctgcacagtgagccatgtactaacacactgcaccacacaagctgtacctagggacccacctgcacagtgagccatgtactaacacactgcaacacataagctgtacctagggacccaccagcacagtgagccatgcaccaacacactgcaccacacaagctgtacctagggacccacctgcacagtgagccatacattaacacactgcaccacacaagctgtacctagggaccacctgcacaatGAGTCATGTACcgacacactgcaccacacaagctgtacctagagACCACCttcacagtgagccatgcactaacacactgcaccacacaagctgtacctagagACCACCTTCACAGTGAGCCATATAATAACACACttcaccacacaagctgtacctagggaccacctgcacaatGAGTCATGTACCGACACACGAGTTGTACCCCAGGTCTATATGAAGAGAGAATCAATAACACAAAAAACTGCATAATAAACTATCCGTACATAAGCTTTTCTGCGTTTCTTTTACCTTCTGAAGTTGTTCATCCTGATCGACTCCTCGTTCATCCCGCCGTTCATAGTCGGTGCAACATGTTCATCCTTCTCTGCAGCATTATCTGTACTCATATCATCGCTAGGCCGCGCTGACTGCGACATCAACACATTCGCCGCGCCAAACAGCTTTCCCCGCGCTTTCTTCGGTAGCTTCATCTTAGCCTGTGCATGCGCGTAGTAAAGCGAGAAATTGCTTCCAATGATTGAGATAGGGAGGGCAGTAATGAGGATGGACAGACCCGCAACTATGGACCCAAAGAGCTTCCCTTGAGTTGTCTTGGGTGCCATGTCTCCGTACCCTACCGTCGTTATGGTAATCAGCGCCCACCAGAAACACTCAGGGACTGACCTGAACGCTGTTTGAGCTTTTCTCTCCGAGATATAGGCAAAGCTCGCACCGATCACCACCGGGATCAACAGCAGTAATAGCAGCAAAAGTAACTCACGGCTGCTAGCAATTATGGTTTGCTTTAGAATTTGAAAACCGAGATTGACTTTAAAGAAGCGCACAAGTCTAAATAGCCTTAGACTGGCCAGGTAGTGGTACGAGTCAGACGGCCTATCCGCTGGGTAATCTTCCCAGCCTTGAGCCAAACGCACGAACAAGGGAAGGATAGCTATGAAGTCCAACCAGTTCTCAAATGATAATGCAAACTCTCGTTTACTTGGGCTTGCTACAGCTCGGATACCGAACTCTAGTGTGAACCAGATACCGCAGATCAGCTCCAGTATCGTTAGGGAGACGTTAACTTGTGGATGGTGATCTTTGATCTCTGGAATCGTCTGTACGCAGTACGCAACAACAGATACGATGATGAACCCCAGGGATATGCCAAACATTATCTGAAAACAGAAGGAAAACATTACATATCACAGACCGCAACGACAAATACGATGATGAATCCCTAAGATACaccaaaacttttttttaatagaagGAAAAATGGGAGTTGTTTCGGCAATGCATGATCCCAGTAAATAAGAAGAGGGTGTGTTTTTGTATCTTTGTCTTTAATTGATTTCCTCGCAGTCgtgaaaattctttttttttattggtctATGGAAAGGGCTAGAACACTTTACTAGAATATCAGGAATGCAGGGTAAGGCGAAAAAACGCTTTCAAGAAAGAATTAGGCACTTCAAGCCTTGTTTGACTGTAAACTTTTGTCCCTTTTATGGTATTGTGCTGAGCTATTAAAGAGGcctccgccattttgtcatctgaTTCGATACCaggtgtgaaaaagcatccatttcaatCGGCTGATTTAGGGAAGctttttcgtgtttttttttatagttgaatttgttaaaaaaaatgcatacgaTTTTACTTATAGgtggttattttgagatttcttctcataatttgtcttaaatgaatacaataacaaaggttaTGTAAGGGTTAAATACCGAGGACGAAGGCAGTTTGCCTTCGCAAACAGCCTGAGGGCGCACTGGCTTATTACATGATCTATACCTAGTAaacaacaattaaaaaaaaaaaaagacaaaactcAATAATTGTTGACTTTTTTGGAAATCAAACAAGGTTCAGGTTATTATTGACCTGCAAGAAAACCTAGGAGAGTTGGTGGTTGATTGcacaaatttgaaaagctcatTAGATTAATACTGTACACAATCAAAATTAACATTTAGACAGAGCGGGGCTGCTCCATGCATGGACTCAATTCACAAAGGTGCATTTTAATTGCAAAATGTTCGTAACTCGGAGTTGCAGTGTGAAAACACTGCGAGAATTGAGCTCACTGACAGCGAAGACGAGCGACATATTTTTATTACGCCTTATATCTATTTTCAAGAACTGTAATGTCGACGCAATAAACAAGCG encodes:
- the LOC5498275 gene encoding potassium voltage-gated channel protein Shaw, whose translation is MSDSDEGQRTTGRDIIIINCGGVRHETFRSTLRNFPDTRLTWSVESTRNNPDYDPEKNEFFFDRHPGVFAQIMNFYRTGKLHAPHDVCGPLFQEELMFWGIDEKQMEPCCWTYYTQHREAQENLKFFEGVDLSDDEGSDDDLHNYGEWQHNVEQASLWQRYKPKIWSMFENHRSSRMAKIMFGISLGFIIVSVVAYCVQTIPEIKDHHPQVNVSLTILELICGIWFTLEFGIRAVASPSKREFALSFENWLDFIAILPLFVRLAQGWEDYPADRPSDSYHYLASLRLFRLVRFFKVNLGFQILKQTIIASSRELLLLLLLLLIPVVIGASFAYISERKAQTAFRSVPECFWWALITITTVGYGDMAPKTTQGKLFGSIVAGLSILITALPISIIGSNFSLYYAHAQAKMKLPKKARGKLFGAANVLMSQSARPSDDMSTDNAAEKDEHVAPTMNGGMNEESIRMNNFRRARRARSSLYAGGVVPRMSLPARTRSNEDLHAGKSSPPDDRKKSFTSTQTTTIDTPPKTPPHFGNSLTVENPDVTENILDLSCSEFGSTGKIVHNESDEFDLDDIDRAMTAVEETEKRDRANGGRPGTPVKRTVKHSVRFVKPTLTVTLDTDLGNVNDSFVEEDPEAEQAEGGSGARARPQEGKRASSPTKGNKVEPTGPGRGRR